CGATGTCCTCGACCCGTTCGTTGTCCGGGTCCACGGCGGCGCGCAGTTGCGCGGGACCGTCGTCGTCCTCGTCCTCGGCCGAGCCGTCCGGCCGGGCCGGTACCGAGAGCCAGAGCGCGGCCGCGGCACCGTCCTCGGTGATGTCGACATATCCCTCGCTCAGCGAGATGTCGATGAAGGCCGCCATGAGTCCGGCGTGCCTGCGGCGCCGGTGCGCAAGGCCGGGAAAGACCCAGCCGCTCACCGGATCGTCCATGAACGCCTCGTCGAGCAGCCGCACAAGGTCCGCCCGATCGCCCTCCGTGGCCCTCCGGATCGCCACGCCCATGGCCCCGCCCCCTCACATCGCGGCCCGCCTCAACGGGCCGTGTCCCTGCGCCGGTCGGCCGCCACGCGCCGGCCCGCTGCAGCCTAGGCGATCCGTTCCGTACACGCGTGCGGGCCCCGCGCTCCTGCCGGAGCGCGG
The DNA window shown above is from Streptomyces sp. NBC_01445 and carries:
- a CDS encoding GNAT family N-acetyltransferase, whose product is MGVAIRRATEGDRADLVRLLDEAFMDDPVSGWVFPGLAHRRRRHAGLMAAFIDISLSEGYVDITEDGAAAALWLSVPARPDGSAEDEDDDGPAQLRAAVDPDNERVEDIGRLTAGAHPSDRAHEYLWMIAVDPARQGQGLGTALTQPVLDRCDREGTAAYLEASSDRSRVLYERLGFTCTGSGIALPDGPTMWPMWRDPQGI